Proteins co-encoded in one Cytobacillus sp. NJ13 genomic window:
- a CDS encoding ACT domain-containing protein, with protein MRKDRFDKKFYLVREDVLPEAMKKTLDAKEMIERGKAESVWDAVQKVDLSRSAFYKYRDTVFPFHTVVKERLITLFFHLEDRSGTLSHLLGVVASSGCNVLTIHQTIPLQGRANVTLSLNVTEMGIEIEELLARLRKLEFVEKVEVLGTGA; from the coding sequence ATGAGAAAAGATAGATTCGATAAGAAATTTTATTTGGTTCGCGAAGATGTTTTGCCTGAAGCAATGAAGAAAACATTGGATGCGAAGGAAATGATCGAAAGGGGAAAAGCCGAATCGGTTTGGGATGCTGTCCAAAAGGTCGATTTGAGCAGAAGTGCTTTTTATAAATATAGAGACACTGTGTTTCCTTTCCATACTGTTGTCAAAGAACGGCTGATCACTTTATTCTTTCATTTGGAAGACAGATCGGGGACTTTATCCCATTTATTGGGCGTTGTGGCTTCATCGGGGTGCAATGTCCTAACCATACACCAGACCATTCCACTCCAGGGAAGGGCAAATGTCACTCTTTCCCTGAATGTAACTGAAATGGGCATCGAGATTGAGGAGCTCTTGGCAAGGCTTCGAAAATTAGAGTTTGTAGAAAAAGTAGAGGTGCTGGGGACGGGTGCATAA
- the pheA gene encoding prephenate dehydratase codes for MKIGFLGPKATFTDIAARSLFPNETAVAYPTIPACFDALNENEIELAVVPLENALEGSVNITLDYLIHEVGFPIIGELTAPIRQHFMVHPDHVKEWDKTDIVYSHSHAIAQCHKFLHKELKGIPCESTTSTAAAAQYVKENPDLRAGAIANELAAEVYGLAIVKEDIHDFDFNHTKFIVLSSKELSINEDRKEFAGHKTTVMVTLPADRSGALHQVLSAFAWRKLNLTKIESRPMKTGLGNYFFIIDVDMKQDDVLIPGAVAELEALGCSVKVLGSYPYFQLRNKNTKVLQE; via the coding sequence GTGAAGATAGGATTTTTGGGCCCCAAAGCCACCTTTACAGATATTGCTGCAAGGAGTTTATTTCCGAATGAGACAGCCGTTGCCTACCCAACGATACCAGCCTGTTTTGATGCATTAAATGAGAATGAAATAGAACTGGCGGTAGTTCCTCTTGAAAACGCATTGGAAGGCTCAGTGAATATTACATTGGATTATTTAATCCATGAAGTCGGTTTTCCTATTATCGGCGAACTGACAGCCCCTATTCGCCAGCATTTTATGGTCCATCCTGATCATGTTAAGGAATGGGATAAAACCGATATAGTTTATAGCCATTCCCATGCTATTGCACAATGCCATAAATTTCTGCATAAAGAGCTGAAAGGAATCCCCTGTGAAAGCACTACTTCAACTGCAGCAGCAGCTCAATATGTAAAAGAAAATCCAGACTTGCGGGCCGGCGCCATCGCTAATGAATTAGCGGCAGAAGTCTATGGACTGGCGATCGTTAAAGAGGATATCCATGATTTTGATTTTAACCATACAAAGTTCATAGTATTGTCCAGTAAAGAACTGTCAATCAATGAAGACCGCAAAGAGTTTGCCGGGCACAAGACGACTGTTATGGTGACGCTGCCGGCTGATAGGTCAGGGGCACTTCATCAAGTGCTTTCGGCATTTGCATGGAGAAAGCTCAATTTGACGAAGATTGAATCAAGGCCGATGAAAACAGGATTGGGAAATTATTTCTTTATCATTGACGTGGATATGAAGCAGGACGATGTCCTTATCCCCGGGGCAGTTGCCGAATTGGAGGCACTGGGCTGCAGCGTTAAGGTTTTGGGAAGCTATCCATATTTTCAGCTTCGCAATAAAAATACAAAAGTTCTTCAGGAATAA